The Alnus glutinosa chromosome 1, dhAlnGlut1.1, whole genome shotgun sequence region ACTTTCTGATGCACAAGAAGATGCCGACTTCATACATAATGCACAGGCGAGAGACAGATCCTAAATCAACATCTGGTTGGCTGACACTGCACGGTCAATCAACCAATTCTGAACACAGGAACCCTGCGGCGTGCTGATACTACTTCATTCATTTGTGCTATGTGGAGCAAGAGCTGGTTGATCTTCTGCAGGGAAAATTGAATCTTCTGGTTAGAACAAATATAAGTAGTGCAGAACAATTATAAGaacatattaaatataatatgttTCTTCTCTATCACAGAAGAAACAGCCTTATCCTTGCCAAAAAGAGTGGAAGCTCGAGGACACACGCCATTAACAGGTGCAAGTTACTGGGTAGTGTGATTCTGGAATTGGACAAGACACTATCCGCATAAGGACAGTGCTAGAAGCTCATAAGCTTCCTTCCAACCTTAATCTTTGGATTACCAACCATTACCAAGCAATTGCCTTTCCTCTGCAGTCGCTGCAGCGAATCTCCCCCTTCTACTGTCTCTCCTACATACCGAGGCAGAAGcctagaacttttttttttttttatttatttattatgacaAAGAATCCCTCCAAGACAGGGTCACTTCGTGTACACACCCATGTCAGGTAAACTTCGGATCCGTGTAAAGTGCCCTCTCCACACGGGTAATAATCCTGCTTTGCCAGCGAGTTGgtcccaaagaattgtttgcactcaaggGAATTCGAACCATAGACCTCATGGGACTACTACAAAGACTAATGCCCTTAATTACCACTTGAGCCATCCCCGTGGGTTCAAACAGAGGCCTAGAACTGAGACACAGCCTCTCGAGTTTTTTGCTTAAAaactaggaaaaaaagaagaagaagacagccCCTACAATTTTGTGTTCTAACAGTTGACAAGCTCAGCATTAGCAGAATTGTTCCATAGTTCTGGCTCACTACGGTTTGCATGGGCGAATGAGTCTTGGCTCAAGGGAAGAAGTTTTTGGCTTGTTAATGTTCCTCAAAGCTGCTCATGGTGTTGGAGGAAGATCCTAAAACTAAGGAATATTGCCAGAAATTTTCTTCGTTTCAAAGTGGGTGAGGGAAGGGGTATTTTCCTATGGCATGACTGGTGGCATCCTTTAGGAATCTTGTATGAGAAGCTTGGACATCGTGTGATGTATGATGCAGGTGGGAGGATGGATGATAAAGTGTCGAAGGTATTGATAAATGGTAATTGGAGATATAAAGCAGCACGGTCAGAGGATCTTGTTGCAATTCAAAGTCATCTGCCGATGGTGAAGCTAGGGGAGAATGACCAGGCTACTAATATGGAGTTTGTCCAAAAAAGGGCTTTATTCTTGTGCTGCAACTTGGGATTACATTCGGTTTAAGTGTCAGGAGGTGAGTTGGTGGAGGACACTTTGGTTCGCTCTAGCTATACCTAAGCTGCCTTCATTCTCTGGCTCGCAGCAAGGGACAGATTATTAACTGGTGAAAACCTTGCTAAAAGGGGCTATACAGGTTATTCTGTGTGTTTTTGTAGGAGTTGTATTGACGGGAGGGAccatctcttctttctatgcAGCTTTAGTCGCAGGTTGTAGAGGGAGATTTTGAAGCTCTGCCTTGTAAACAGCCCTGCTCTGGATTGGGCAGATGTCATTTCTTTGGGTGAAAATGAGTTAAAAGGGTCGTTCTTTAAAGTCCTTGATCTGTAAGCTCAGTATTGGGGCAGTGGCTTATAAATTGTGGAGCCATAGAAACGATATCAAGCATGGGAATTCCATTAAATCAGAGGAGAAACTTGTTAAACAAGTTATTTGGGAGGTTAGGACTCGGGTTTTGAGCAGAGATAATTTTGGATTGATAGGTGAGAATGTTTGTGCAAGCTGGAGTCTACCGATTACTATCCTCAAGAGTTAGATTGTGTTTGATATAAAATCagtttattcatcaaaaaagaatTGTTCCATAGTTGAATTCCATTATTCcatcaaaaaaattcaacaagtCTGACACAAGAAATCTAGAATCATACTGCGGGTGGAACTCAGGAAAAAAGGGCCAGATTTTTTACTGAAAGCTTTATGAACGAACCTCGTCTTTTTCTCTGATGAGAAAAACAAAACGATCCTTGCTCTCTTGGTGGACTTTTTGACGCCACCGTCGCACCCTTACGTACAAGAATGACAGCAACACCGCCGCAACCACTCCGGTCACCGACGCAATGGACCAAAACCCCCCGGTGCACACCGCAGTGTTACGAAAGCTAGAGGCCACCCGGAAGACCGCGGCCCTCATAATCTCAAACCGCACCCTCCAACACCTCCGTATCTGATCATATCCCCCCTGGGGCCTTTGATTTTCCTCCTCATCACCTTGAGAGTCTGGGTCTTCTGGGGCTTGAAGTTCCGGAACGGGGATTTGTAGGCCTTCCGGGAAGATTGAGCAGTCATCGTTGGGGTTGAGGTGGTTGTCTCCGACATCCGCCATCTCCCATCCCACACCGGATTGGTGCACTGTGGGAGAGTTTTGGGGAGGTGGGGACTGGATTTGCTGCCATTCATGCAAGGCTTCGGGAACATCGGCACCCTCCATTTCTTGGGATGGCTGCCCAGTACGAGGCATGAAATTCTAAGGACCAGAAATCTAGGATATTCATTCTACTTACATTCCTTCCGTTGGATTAACCGTATAAGTGTGAATAAAGCTTATGGTTTATAAATTTACAAATCCATTAgtttagtataaaaaataattcaggaTTGTGACAGGCAAAAATGacaatttattctttttctatatttttcttttttctctttcttttttttttcttttttttttttgaaaaaaaaaaattattccttaAAATCAATTTCCGTCTATAACTTAATAGAATCTGTTTGGTTGTCATGCCAAGCTCAATAAAAGCGCGACACGTATCaatctttaataaaaaaaataaataaatatattaaaagatataaattataaaactaaacaaataatatattaaaaaagaaaaaaaggaaaggggtgGTTGTCGGCCACCCCTGGTTGGCAGCCACcactttgggggtggccggatgGCGCATCCATGGGCTAAGGGTAGCTCGAATGccaccattttcttttattattatttttttaagaaagaaattgttttatatatttatttattttttattaaagagtGACACATACGTTTTCATTAGGTCTGACGAGGCAATCAaacagattctgttaagttGTAGACAGATTGCAATGAGCAAATTGTCATTTTTGCCTAATCACGGTgacttcagaattttttttttataccacGTAAAATAAGTTGTAAATTATACCAACTACAatgaccaattttttatttttttccttataaatatCTCTCTGGTCTCGAAGGATATTATGGTACAAATATCTAAAAGGGCTGATTTATCCCT contains the following coding sequences:
- the LOC133869014 gene encoding uncharacterized protein LOC133869014; its protein translation is MPRTGQPSQEMEGADVPEALHEWQQIQSPPPQNSPTVHQSGVGWEMADVGDNHLNPNDDCSIFPEGLQIPVPELQAPEDPDSQGDEEENQRPQGGYDQIRRCWRVRFEIMRAAVFRVASSFRNTAVCTGGFWSIASVTGVVAAVLLSFLYVRVRRWRQKVHQESKDRFVFLIREKDEKINQLLLHIAQMNEVVSARRRVPVFRIG